CAAAAGAGATAGATACCGAAGCATTTAAGTTGATCTCTAAAACTGAAAAATCTGCTTCTTTCGAAAGAGATATGAGCCTTGAAAATTACACAGGGACAAAGTTCGATTTGAAAGTAAACAGAGATGTAAACTTATTGAGTTCTGAGATTATTGGAAAAAATCTTGGAGTAGATGTGAGTGGAGTAGAGGAGGTAGCTTACGAAACAGTAAATAAACTTACTAATACGGGTGAAAATTCATGGGATAAGGACAGTGGTATGCTTTCTGTATGGTTACTTGGAATGTTAAATCCATCACCTGAGGTTACTGTTGTAATACCTGTAAAAGAAGGTAGTGTTGAAGAAATGGGAGTAGAGGTAAACGATAATTACTTCGGGAAAGTTTCCGCCGACAGATTAAAAACAGAAAACTCTACTGTTTATTTCAAGGCTGACGGGAAGAGCAGAGGTAAAATTGGTATTTCTCCCAAAAGAGCAAAGCCAATTTTGGGAAGTTACGATGCCGAAAACAAAATCCTGACTATTGTTGAGGTAATCTTACCAAAAGAAGAAAGCAAATATGTAAACTCAGCATGGGAATTACAGGACGATCCTTTCTCGGGCGATGCGATAAACTCGTATAACGACGGACCATTGGAAGACG
This genomic stretch from Bacteroidota bacterium harbors:
- a CDS encoding DUF6786 family protein; this translates as MNKLTISAILLFGLFSCNTGDSKKAESKENSEMKKEYKQGTYGYDSQFLASNLDLIELTNGKSKVAVVAEYQGRVMTSSCNGYEGNSYGWINYDLIKSGEVLEHMNGFGGEERFWLGPEGGQFSIFFKKGVSFDFENWFTPKEIDTEAFKLISKTEKSASFERDMSLENYTGTKFDLKVNRDVNLLSSEIIGKNLGVDVSGVEEVAYETVNKLTNTGENSWDKDSGMLSVWLLGMLNPSPEVTVVIPVKEGSVEEMGVEVNDNYFGKVSADRLKTENSTVYFKADGKSRGKIGISPKRAKPILGSYDAENKILTIVEVILPKEESKYVNSAWELQDDPFSGDAINSYNDGPLEDGSQMGPFYEIESSSPALALKSGESYTHTQRTYHFEGSEEKLDVLAKKLLGVSIEEIKKQF